A single window of Cydia strobilella chromosome 18, ilCydStro3.1, whole genome shotgun sequence DNA harbors:
- the LOC134749609 gene encoding nose resistant to fluoxetine protein 6-like: MWKLVLVSLVGQCAGVIYNLNESDYNRMPALYALDPFDACLLEPGGTYCLVDADLHSGGKSDLMRMIRGYSEHTIKHFNHTQIHRGLCVTKTCKDFIHNRRLNETADLEVILEACLNSSIWRDYKLHATVNKIQYCNREGDDKELDTSDYVVAAVYLLLIVCNVAGSLYDVYLCEIDGKGNPFLLAFSIRRNWRKLTAPAGVGPDPRLNRLKLFNGLRTMTMVCVFFSHSVLIMSYSYVDNPIYIEKSYEDPFKQILFNGSLVTHTFFVMSSFLLAYNLQIHSERDSLTWCQWPKGVLLRWLRLTPTYALVLATISTWMRRLGSGPLWGLVVGAEAEACRQYWWAHVLYINNYVYEDAHCAPQAWYLAADTQLFCLGLFVCVVFRSAPRRAAALIFMLLLSMLITAAHTYWQGLDAVVIQSPEKYRNLYATDDTFRLLYIRGHTNLSTYTLGLAGGFLTYYWQQEGKDMSRFKKYRWIVWLLFPLAVGVILSGGLFYPDGPRAAAPLRVLYAALYKPVFQTCVVLFIISCVFKLEGVYRGIVEWRGWAWSGRASYGAFLLHTLFQRGLIGGVTAPVHMTDYYVLMVLSASIFLSFLGAGIFWVCVEAPIAAVTKAALTPNRKA, encoded by the exons atgtggAAATTGGTGCTGGTGAGCTTGGTTGGACAGTGCGCGGGTGTGATTTACAATTTAAATG AAAGCGACTACAACCGAATGCCAGCTTTATACGCGTTGGATCCATTCGATGCATGCCTTTTGGAGCCGGGCGGGACGTACTGCTTGGTCGATGCTGATCTACATTCTGGGGGGAAATCAGATCTCATGAGGATGATACGG gGTTATTCAGAGCACACAATAAAACACTTCAATCACACACAGATACACAGAGGACTATGTGTTACAAAGACGTGTAAAGATTTTATTCACAATAGAAGGCTAAATGAAACAGCGGACCTAGAAGTGATCCTTGAGGCATGCCTGAATAGTTCAATATGGAGGGATTACAAATTACACGCCACAGTGAATAAAATACAGTATTGTAACCGGGAAGGCGATGATAAAGAGCTGGATACGAGTGACTATGTGGTAGCAGCGGTGTATCTACTGTTGATTGTGTGCAACGTTGCTGGAAGCCTGTACGATGTCTACTTATGCGAAATAGATGGCAAag GAAATCCTTTTCTGCTCGCGTTCTCAATACGTCGCAACTGGCGGAAACTGACAGCGCCGGCAGGCGTTGGGCCGGACCCGAGGCTCAACCGCCTCAAACTCTTCAATGGCTTGAG aacCATGACGATGGTCTGCGTGTTTTTCTCACACAGCGTGTTAATCATGTCGTATTCCTACGTGGACAACCCAATTTACATTGAAAAG tCGTACGAAGACCCATTCAAACAGATCCTCTTCAATGGCAGCCTCGTCACCCACACATTCTTCGTGATGTCCAGCTTCCTACTAGCCTACAATCTTCAGATCCATAGCGAACGGGACTCCTTGACTTGGTGTCAGTGGCCCAAGGGTGTGTTACTGCGATGGTTAag ATTAACTCCTACATACGCACTAGTGCTGGCCACGATTTCCACATGGATGCGTCGATTGGGCAGCGGACCATTGTGGGGGCTGGTGGTCGGTGCGGAGGCCGAGGCCTGTCGACAGTACTGGTGGGCACACGTGCTGTATATCAACAACTACGTGTATGAGGATGCGCATTGCGCTCCGCAAGCTTG GTATTTGGCAGCGGACACGCAGCTATTCTGCCTAGGCCTTTTCGTCTGTGTGGTGTTCCGAAGCGCACCGCGACGCGCAGCAGCGCTCATCTTCATGCTGCTGCTCTCAATGTTGATTACTGCAGCCCATACCTATTGGCAGGGTCTTGATGCTGTTGTCATTCAGTCGCCTGA aaaataccGCAATCTCTACGCAACCGACGACACCTTCCGCCTGCTCTATATCCGAGGCCACACGAATTTGTCTACATACACGTTGGGGCTGGCTGGAGGTTTCCTGACGTACTACTGGCAGCAGGAGGGGAAGGACATGAGCAGATTTAAG AAATACAGATGGATCGTGTGGCTGTTGTTCCCCTTAGCTGTGGGTGTGATTCTGTCTGGAGGGCTGTTCTATCCAGACGGTCCTCGAGCGGCGGCGCCGCTCCGAGTGTTGTACGCGGCGCTGTACAAACCTGTGTTTCAGACGTGCGTGGTGCTGTTTATCATTAGTTGCGTCTTTAAGCTAGAAG GAGTGTATCGCGGCATAGTGGAGTGGCGCGGCTGGGCGTGGAGCGGCCGCGCCTCATACGGAGCTTTCTTGCTACATACCTTGTTCCAACGTGGTCTCATCGGTGGCGTCACTGCCCCCGTGCATATGACAGATTACTATGTG